The following are encoded together in the Oreochromis aureus strain Israel breed Guangdong linkage group 18, ZZ_aureus, whole genome shotgun sequence genome:
- the LOC116323417 gene encoding C-C motif chemokine 20-like produces the protein MLPIKAVVVIALTVCLTASTFAAYPHCCRRYMIGRLQDSIIKGYSVQTDTEMCRINAIIFHTKKGKACADPALKWVMDAVDRIRNKAQKIHQRSSQGRKKKTI, from the exons ATGCTGCCAATCAAGGCTGTGGTGGTGATCGCACTTACTGTTTGTCTGACTGCAAGCACATTTGCTG CTTATCCTCACTGCTGTCGAAGGTACATGATAGGCAGGTTACAGGACTCCATCATCAAGGGGTACTCAGTCCAGACTGACACAGAGATGTGTCGCATCAATGCCATCAT TTTCCACACAAAGAAGGGGAAAGCATGCGCTGATCCAGCTCTGAAGTGGGTGATGGACGCTGTCGATCGCATAAG GAATAAAGCACAGAAAATCCACCAGCGCAGCTCACAGGGGCGGAAAAAGAAGACCATCTGA
- the LOC116323418 gene encoding C-C motif chemokine 20-like, which yields MLPIRAVVVIALTVCLTANTSAAHPHCCRGYMTGRLSYSTIKGYSVQTDTEMCPINAIIFHTKKGKACADPTLKWVIDAIDRIRNKAQKIHQRSSRQMK from the exons ATGCTGCCAATCCGAGCTGTGGTGGTGATCGCACTTACTGTTTGTCTGACTGCAAACACATCAGCAG CTCATCCTCACTGCTGTCGAGGGTACATGACAGGCAGATTATCATATTCAACCATCAAGGGGTACTCAGTCCAGACTGACACAGAGATGTGTCCCATCAATGCCATCAT TTTCCACACAAAGAAGGGGAAAGCATGTGCCGATCCAACTCTGAAGTGGGTGATTGATGCTATCGATCGCATAAG GAATAAAGCACAGAAGATCCACCAGCGCAGCTCACGGCAGATGAAATAG
- the LOC116323412 gene encoding C-C motif chemokine 20-like, whose amino-acid sequence MKLLNSAPPFTPLEDRRDHFIIRITVVNGNKDMVTIKAMVIVITLTICLTANTSDGYRYCCRRYMIGRLRDFEIKGYSVQTIKEMCPIDAIIFHTKKGKACTNPALKWVMDAVDRLRTKAQKVHQNNSQ is encoded by the exons ATGAAGCTGCTTAACAGTGCACCCCCTTTCACTCCACTTGAAGATAGGCGAGACCACTTTATCATCAGAATCACTGTTGTCAACGGAAACAAAGATATGGTGACAATCAAGGCCATGGTGATAGTGATCACACTCACTATTTGTCTGACTGCAAACACTTCTGACG GTTATCGTTACTGCTGTCGAAGGTATATGATAGGCCGATTACGAGATTTTGAAATCAAGGGGTACTCAGTCCAGACTATTAAGGAGATGTGTCCCATCGATGCCATCAT TTTCCACACAAAGAAGGGGAAAGCATGCACCAATCCAGCTCTGAAGTGGGTGATGGACGCTGTTGATCGTTTAAG GACTAAAGCGCAGAAGGTCCACCAGAACAACTCACAGTAG
- the LOC116323413 gene encoding C-C motif chemokine 20-like, with translation MLPIRAVVVIALLTVCLTANTSAAYRHCCRGYMTGRLPYSAIKGYSVQTDTEMCPINAIIFHTKKGKVCTNPALKWVIDAIDRIRNKAQKIHQQSSQLQI, from the exons ATGCTGCCAATCCGAGCTGTGGTGGTGATTGCACTTCTTACTGTTTGTCTGACTGCAAACACATCAGCAG CTTATCGTCACTGCTGTCGAGGGTACATGACAGGCAGATTACCATATTCAGCCATCAAGGGGTACTCAGTCCAGACTGACACAGAGATGTGTCCCATCAATGCCATCAT TTTCCACACAAAGAAGGGGAAAGTATGCACCAATCCAGCTCTGAAGTGGGTGATTGATGCTATCGATCGCATAAG GAATAAAGCACAGAAGATCCACCAGCAGAGCTCACAGCTGCAGATATAG
- the LOC116311351 gene encoding C-C motif chemokine 20-like — MLPIRAVVVIALTVCLTANTSAAYRYCCRRYMTGRLPCSAIKGYSVPTVTKMCPINAIIIHTKKGKACTNPALKWVMDCVDRIRNKARKIHQRSSQ; from the exons ATGCTGCCAATCCGAGCTGTGGTGGTGATCGCACTTACTGTTTGTCTGACTGCAAACACATCAGCAG CTTATCGTTACTGCTGTCGAAGGTACATGACAGGCAGATTACCATGTTCAGCCATCAAGGGGTACTCAGTCCCGACTGTCACAAAGATGTGTCCCATCAATGCCATCAT TATCCACACAAAGAAGGGGAAAGCATGCACCAATCCAGCTCTGAAGTGGGTGATGGACTGTGTCGATCGCATAAG GAATAAAGCACGGAAGATCCACCAGCGCAGCAGCCAATGA